A stretch of the Myxococcota bacterium genome encodes the following:
- a CDS encoding aryl-sulfate sulfotransferase N-terminal domain-containing protein, with protein sequence MTVTGQTPGPTPFISNVQLVVSEPSALKSIQFEVASKPGSVVRPIRATYSRDYLEARGYLDPQTGEVTLPVFGLYADFANSVEVKAAFGGRGAPRTTLEIDTPPFDDPTGVYVNPTVLQARYE encoded by the coding sequence GTGACGGTCACCGGGCAGACACCCGGACCGACGCCGTTCATCAGCAACGTCCAGCTGGTCGTGAGCGAGCCGAGTGCGTTGAAGAGCATCCAGTTCGAGGTCGCGTCCAAGCCGGGCTCGGTCGTGCGGCCGATCCGCGCGACCTACTCACGAGACTATCTCGAGGCCCGTGGATACCTGGATCCGCAAACCGGTGAGGTGACTCTTCCGGTCTTCGGGCTGTACGCCGACTTTGCCAACTCGGTCGAGGTGAAGGCAGCGTTCGGTGGAAGAGGCGCGCCTCGCACGACACTCGAGATCGACACGCCACCCTTCGATGATCCGACGGGGGTGTACGTCAACCCGACGGTCCTGCAGGCTCGCTATGAGTAA